The nucleotide sequence CTATGTAAAAATGAAAATAGGCCGCGAGCCGGAAAAGGATGTGGCGCGGGCCAGAGCCGCCAGGGAAGCCATTGGCGACAAAGCTACCCTTTTCGTCGATGCCAACGGGGCTTACTCCGTGAAAGAAGCCATCGAAAAAGCGCATCAGTTCGATGCGCTGGGTGTAACCTGGTTCGAGGAGCCCGTTTCGTCTGATGACCTGGCGGGATTGCAATTTATTCGTCAGCATGCACCCCGCGCTATGAATATTGCGGCTGGTGAGTACGGCTTTAACCTGAGCTACTTTGAGCGTATGCTGGATGCGGGTACCGTGGATGTGTTGCAGGCCGACGCCACCCGATGTGGGGGCATCACTGGCTTTCTGCAAGCAGCCACCATCTGCCAGGCGCATCATGTACCTTTTTCTTCCCATTGTGCTCCGGCCTTGCACCTGCACCCGGCTATGTCGCTGCCCAATTTTTACATAGCCGAATATTTCTACGACCACGTCCGGATCGAGAAAATATTCTTCGACGGGGTAGCCGAACCCAAAAATGGAGTACTAACGCCTGACCTTTCCCGATCTGGATTAGGGCTCGAGTTTAAAAGAAAAGACGCCGAGAGGTTTGAGATTTGAATTTTGAGATATGAAAAATGAACAGCAAGAAGAAACCTTTACCCTGCCACCGGTAGAATACGAAAAAAAATACACCCACTATGAGGGGATGATCACCGTGAGGGCAAAAGGCGGTCCCAATCCCGACCAGCCGGACTACGCCCAGGAACTGGCCGCCGAATTGTGCAAATCAATAAAAGGCGAGGTACGTTTTGACGCCGGCAGCCGGGCTACCTACTCGACCGATGCCTCCAATTACCGGCAGGTACCTATCGGCGTTGTACTTCCCCGGGACGAGCAGGATGTGCTGGAAATAGTTCGTCTTTGCCATCAGTACGGCGCACCTATTACCTCACGGGGTGGAGGTACCAGCCTGGCCGGGCAGACTTGCAACGTGGCAGTGATTCTGGATTTTTCCAAATATATGGATAAGGTACTGCGCATCGACCCTGAGACCCGAACGGCGGTCGTGCAGCCGGGCTGTATTCTGGATACGCTACGGTCTGAGACTGAGGAAAAATATAACCTCACCTACGGCCCCGATCCCGCTACGCACATGTACAACACGCTGGGGGGCATGATTGGGAATAATTCCTGCGGAATACATTCCGTGATGGCCGAATTCTACGGACACGGTCCGCTGACGGTGCATCAGGTGGAATCGCTTGATATCGTGACCTACGACGGGGTACGGATGACCGTTGGGGCTACCTCCGAGGAAGAATTATACAAAATAATCGCCGAGGGCGGACGGCTGGGCGAGATCTACGCGGGTCTCAAAGCCATCCGCGACCGCTACGCCAAACTGATCCGGGAAAAATTCCCCCAGATTCCGCGTCGGGTGTCGGGTTTCAATCTGGATTTCCTGCTGCCCGAACACGATTTCAACGTGGCCCAGGCCCTGGTTGGGTCGGAAGGTACCTGCGTCGTAATTCTGTCGGCTAAGGTAAAATTGCAGCATTATATTAAAGAACGGGTACTGGTGGTGTTAGGGTACCCCAGTGCCTACGAAGCGGGCGACCACGTACCCGAGATCATGCAGCACAAACCTACCGGTTGCGAAGGCATCGACCATAAGCTGATCGGCTACATGGAGCAGAAGGGGATGCATCCCAAAGATATTCAGATGTTGCCGGAGGGAAAAGGATTTTTGTTTGTAGAGTTTGGTGATGACACCAAAGACAAAGCCGAAGCCCAGGCCCGGAAACTCATGGACGAACTCAAAGGCAAGGACGATGCGCCTTCCATGAAGCTTTTCACCAAGGAATGGGAAAAGAAGCACCTATGGAACGTGCGCGAAGCGGGCCTCGGGGCAACCGCCCATGTACCCGGCATGGATCCCACGCATCCGGGCTGGGAAGATGCGGCCGTGGCTCCCAAAAACGTAGGTAAGTACCTGCGCGAATTCCGCGACCTGCTCGACGAATTCGGCTACGATTGCTCGCTCTACGGCCACTTCGGGCAGGGTTGCATTCATTGCCGCATTGATTTTGACTTATCCACCACACAGGGCGTACAGCAGTGGAAGGAGTTCCTGAATCGTGCGGCGCATCTGGTGGTGAAGTACGGCGGCTCCCTCTCGGGCGAGCATGGCGACGGGCAGGCGCGGGCTTCGCTCTTACCCATCATGTATGGCGACGAACTGGTCCAGGCGTTTGGCGAATTCAAAGGTATCTGGGACCCGCAGCACAAAATGAATCCCCACAAAGTGGTGGATCCCTATCGGCCCGACGAAAACCTCCGCATGGGGCCTGATTATGCTCCCGAAGAACAGGAAACGTATTTCCAGTTTCCTGATGATAATTTCTCGTTTACCAATGCGGTGTCGCGCTGTGTGGGCGTAGGCAAATGTCGTAGCGACGAGGGTGGTACCATGTGTCCCAGCTACATGGTCACACGCGAGGAAGAGGACTCTACCCGGGGGCGTTCGCGGTTGCTGTTCGAGATGCGGCGCGGCGACGTCCTGCCCGACGGCTGGCACGACGAGCACGTCAAAGAATCCCTGGAACTTTGCCTGGCTTGCAAAGCCTGCAAGAATGAATGCCCGGTCAATGTGGACATGGCTACCTATAAGGCCGAGTTTCTGGCCCATTATTACAAAGGAAAATTACGCCCCATGCCCGCCTATACCATGGGCTTGATTTACTGGTGGGCGCGAATTGCCAAGCCTATTGCTCCCATCGCCAATTTTTTTACCCAAACCGAGCCCTTCGCGACTCTGATCAAAAAAGCCGGCGGTCTCGCTCCACAGCGCAGAATGCCCACCTTTGCCAGTCAGAGCTTCGTGGACTGGTTCCGAGCCCGCACCACTAGTTTTCCGCCCGATCCAGCACCCTACTTGCATACCGATGGAGCTAAGGAATTGGAGCATGAGGATGTACCCCGCTTTCAGGAAGCTACCTACGAATCCGAAAGCAATCCGCATAACGAGGATGGCAAACGGCTCAACACCCACGCTGAAAAGCAACCCTTCACCACAAAAAGGGTATTGCTCTGGCCCGACACGTTCAACAACTACCTGCTTCCCGAAGCGGCCAAAGCCGCTGTGGAAGTGCTGGAACGGGCGGGCTATACCGTCGAGATTCCGACGAGGCCGCTTTGCTGCGGGCGTCCGCTCTACGATTTCGGAATGCTGGATTCGGCCAAACGACTCTGGGAGCAAACCATCGAACATCTCAAGCCTTACCTACAGGATGGGGTACCTATCGTGGGTTTGGAGCCAAGCTGCGTGGCGGCTTTTCGCGATGAACTGATTAATCTTTTTCCCCATAATGAAGAAGCCAAACGGTTGGCGCACAGTACGTTCATGCTGAGTGAATACCTGGTGCGGCAACAGTACGTACCGCCGCAGCTCAAGCGCAAAGCCGTCGTCCATGGCCATTGTCAGCACAAGGCGATCATGCACATGGATGCTGAGCTGGCGATCCTGAAGAAAATGGGCGTGGAATACGAGCTGCTGGATTCGGGCTGCTGCGGCATGGCGGGATCGTACGGCTTTTCGGCCGACAAGTACGACATCTCGATCCGGGCCGGGGAACGGATATTACTTCCCAAGGTACGCGAAGCCGACGCGGATACTCTGGTGATCTCCAACGGATTTAGCTGCCGGGAACAAATCGAGCAGCAGACAGAGCGCGGCGGTATGCACCTGGCGCAGGTCATTCAGATGGCTCTGCACGAAGGCCCGGCGGGCGCTGCGGGCGATTTTCCGGAAAAGATAAACTATAACAAAAGAGTATCGGCTCCCGGCCCGAAGGTACCCCTGCTCGCGTTGGTGGGTGTCGGCATTCTGGCGGGCGTGACGACCTATTTTTTACATAAAAACCATAATACATGAAATCGCAACTCATCAATGACAACGGCGAGAAGACCTACGCCCTAGTTCTGGACGATGGCGACGAGGCCATCGCCAGCATTACGAAATTTGCCAAAGAGAAAAACCTGAACGCCAGCCAGTTTACGGCCGTTGGCGCATTCAGTCGCGTGGTGACCGGATTTTTTGACTTTTCGATCAAGGACTATCGGAAAAATAAAATCGATGAACAGGTGGAGGTACTGGCACTGACGGGCGACATAGCCACGCACGAAGGTACCCCCAAAGTTCACGCGCACGTTGTGGTAGGTAAGTCCGACGGTACGGCCCACGGGGGGCATCTGCTCGAAGGGTACGCGCATCCGACACTGGAAATAATCCTGACCGAATCGCCTGCGCATTTGCGCCGCAAAATGGACGAAAACATTGGGATCGCCCTGATCGAATTGTAAGAAAGATAATTAAACGCGCTTTGGCGGAAGTTTAGTGTTAATTTGGGTTTCATCGGTGTCTTAAACTTCTGTCCTATGTCAAGTTCTACAATTGCTTCCGGTGCACCGGGGATTCCGGCGCGATGGACATCCAGTGCCAAGTCGGGGGTAGGTACGTCGATCAACGCGGCTTCCGAAGTGAGCTTTACCCTAAGCCACGGCATTGTCAACGAGGTGTATTTTCCCCGCGAGGACTCGGCCTGTATCCGTGACATGGGACTGATTGTCACGGATGGAGAAAACTTTTTCTCCGAAGAAAAACGCCACGCTATCCACGATGTTGAAACCGTAGAAGACGGGGTGCCTGCTTATATTTTAACCAATACCTGCCGCGAAGGTAACTACCGCATTACCAAGGACATCGTAACCGACCCGCTGCGTGATACGCTGGTGCAGCGCGTCAGGTTTGAGGTGTTGAAGGGGAAAAAGGAAGCATACAGCCTGTATGTGCTGTTGGCTCCGCATTTGGGTAATCGGGGCGGCGACAACAATGCCTGGCTGGGCGACTACAAGGGGGTACCTATGCTCTACGCCCAGCGCGACAATCTTTGTGTAGCCCTGGCCTGCTCGGAACCGTGGAAAAAACGGTCGGTGGGTTATGTTGGCAAGTCGGACGGTTGGCGGGATTTGCACCGACATAAACAAATGACCTGGGAATACGAACGGGCTGATGAGGGCAATGTGGCGATGACAGCCGAAATCGACTTAACCCACGCCAACCCGGATTGTGTGCTGGCTCTGGGTTTCGGACGAAACGATACCGAGGCAGGTCACCGGGCCTGGGCGAGTATTACCGATGGTTTTGAGGAAATTCAAAAAAGGTACGTCAAAGAATGGCACGATTGGCAGGAATCACTGATTTCTTTGAATTCTCCCAAAGAACGGGTAGGGGAGTTGTACCGGATCAGCGCCGCTGTACTGCGGATGCACGAATCCAAACGATTCCCAGGCGCCATGATTGCGAGTTTGTCCATCCCCTGGGGTTTCTCCAAAGGTGACGATGACATCGGCGGCTATCACCTGGTGTGGCCGCGCGACTTGGTGGAGTCATCGGGCGGGTTGCTCGCCCTGGGTGCCGATTTAACGGCTTCCCGGGTGCTGAAATATCTGTTGATCACGCAAGAACACGACGGCCATTGGTCGCAGAATATGTGGCTGGAAGGCATCCCCTATTGGAAGGGTATTCAATTGGACCAGGTAGCCCTGCCCATTCTGCTGATCGAGCTGTGCCGTTGCCACAAGGCGCTCCCCGCCCAGGTAGCCCACCACTACTGGAAAATGGTGCGGAAAGCGGTGGCGTTTCTGGTACAGAACGGCCCCGACACCCAGCAGGACCGCTGGGAGGAGGAAGCCGGCTGGACTCCCTTTACGCTGGCCACGGAAGTAGCTGCCCTGGTGGCGGCCGCTGAGTTTGCAGAAGAATATGGAGAAAAAGCGATGGCAGAGTACTGCCGACAGACCGCCGATGCCTGGAACGACCGCATTGAGGATTGGACGTACGTGACAGGTACCCCCTTGCCGAACAGGTAGGGGTAGAGGGGTACTACATCCGGATCAATCCCAGTGGGGTACCTACCTGCGATTTGAAGGGTCAGTTTCTAAAAATCAATAATTTACCTGACGATAAAGCCGAGGTGTTAGTCACTGAGCTGGTGTCGGTGGATGCCCTGGCGTTGGTGCGCTTCGGTTTGCGCGCAGCCGATGATCCCCGTATTTTGAACACCATCAAGGTCATCGATGCCGTACTGAAGGTAGATACGCCCACGGGTCCCTGCTGGTACCGCTACAACCATGATGGCTACGGCGAGCATGAGGATGGCAGTCCGTTCGATGGGACAGGAATCGGGCGTGCCTGGCCTTTGCTGACTGGCGAACGGGCTCACTACGAAATTGCCGCCGGAAACCTGAAAGGAGCCCGAAAGCTGCTCGAAACCATGGAGTCGTTTGCCAACCACGGCCTGTTTCCCGAGCAGATCTGGGATGCCGACGACCTACCCGAGCGGGAGCTTTTCTTTGGAAAATTCTCCGGCTCGGCCATGCCGCTGGTGTGGGCCCATGCGGAGTATATCAAGCTTTGTTGCTCCATCAAGGAGAAGAAAGTATTTGATCTACCCCAACCGGTGTACGCCCGCTACGTCGAAAATAAACAGGAATCTGCTCAGGTGGCCTGGCGCTTCACTCAGCCAATTACAACGCTACCGGTGGGCAGGGGGCTGCGGATTGAAACCCGGGCCGCTGCGATGATCCATTGGACAGCGGACAACTGGGAAACCTCGAAAAAAATCAGCACGCGTGATACTGGTCTGGGGATATACTTTGCCGATCTGCCGGTTCGGAAAAAGAAATCAGGGCGGATTGAATTTACGTTCTACTGGGAAGAAGCCGAATGTTGGGAAGGAAAGGATTTTACGGTTGAAATCGTGTAAGGAGGGTACCCTATGCTAGCCATACTATCAGATACGCTTTTTTTGCCTACCGCCTCCGCGGATAGTGAAGCTATGCGGGAGTTGTTTGTCTATTTTCTGTGGGCGGCGGGGGGGTGCTATTTCTGGTGATAGGTTTGGTGGTCTTTTACTCCTTACGCTACCGCCGAAAAGCAGGCGAAACGGATGAACCCCAGCAATTCCATACACACAGTGGATTGGAGATTGGCATATTGGCGGCCACAACGGGCGTAATGGGGATTTTCTTTTTCCTGACCATAACTACCATGCTGGCCGTCAACGATAACCCCGCGCCCGACCGGCCGCCCGACCTGGTCATCATCGGCCATCAGTGGTGGTGGGAGGCGCGCTATCCAAATTCGGGCGTGGTAACGGCCAACGAAATCCATATCCCCTCGGGAAAGCGGCTGCTGGTGGAAGTACGCTCGGCCGATGTGATTCACGACTGGTGGGTACCCGAACTGGGCCGCAAAATGGACATGATTCCCGGGACCGCCAACCATCTTTGGATGGAAGCCCGACATCCCGGTACCTTCCTGGGTACCTGCAGTGAATTTTGTGGTACCCAACACGCCTGGATGCGGATTCAGGTTATTGCGCAGGCGCCCGATGCTTTTGCCGCCTGGGAACGGGCCCAGTTGCAGAAGCCCACCGCTGTGAACGGAGCTGTGGCGGCGGCCGGAGAAACCCTCTTCCAGCAGAAAACCTGCGCCAACTGCCACGCAATTGCCGGAACAAAAGCGAACGCGCGCATCGGGCCCGATCTGACCCACCTGGGTAGCCGGAATACTTTGCTGACCGGAATGTTGGAAAATACCCCGGAAAACCTGACCCGCTGGCTCGATAATCCGCAACAGATAAAATCCGGCGCGCACATGCCGAATTTTATTTTTACCAAAGCGGAGGTAGAAGCTTTGGTTGAGTACCTGGAGCATTTGGATTGAGAGGTACCGGATGGATTGAAAACAAGGGTGTCCGAAAAAGCAACTCTATGGAAAAAGTCATCGTCCCAGAACCCCATGTACCTTTGCCCTCCGGCAAAACCGACCGGTCGCTGTTGCAATGGATGGCCTCGGTTGATCATAAGCAGCTGGGTATCATGTACCTGCTCACGGCTTTGCTGTTTTTTATTGCCGGCGGAATCGAAATCCTGCTGATTCGGATTCAGTTGATTACGCCCGACAATACTTTTCTGGGACCGGATTTGTACAATCAGCTATTCACGATGCACGGTACCACGATGATTTTTCTGGTACTGATGCCAACGCTGATCGGATTGGGCGTATACCTGGTACCGCTGATGATTGGCGCCAACGAGATGGCATTTCCCCGTCTGAACGCATTCAGCCTGTGGATGACCCTGCTCGGGGGACTCATCCTCTATTTCAGTTTTCTGGATGGCGGCGGCGCGCCGGCGGCAGGCTGGTTTAGCTACGCGCCGCTGAGCAGCAGCCATTATTCGTCTACCAAGGGTGTGGATTACTACTGCATTGGCCTCATTCTGACGGGAATCGGCTCAGTAACCGCCGCGCTGAACTTGGTAGTTACGATCCTGACATTGCGTATTCCCGGTATGGATTTTCGCCGGTTGCCCGTTTTTGTATGGATGATGTTCATCACCGCGTTCCTGATTCTGGCCGCCTTCCCGGTCCTGAATGCCGGCCTGGTCATGCTCCTGATCGACCGTCAGCTCAACGCCCATTTTTTCTCACCGGCTTCGGGCGGATCGGCTATCTTGTGGCAGCATTTGTTCTGGGCGTTCGGCCATCCCGAAGTCTACATTTTGGCCCTGCCGCCGTTTGGTATCATCTCCGAGGTCATTCCGGTGTTTTCCCGACAGCCCATATTCGGTTACCGGTTTCTGATCGGCTCGGGAATCGCCATTGCTTTGCTAGCCTTTGGTGTTTGGATGCACCACATGTTCGCGGTGGGGTTGGGAAATCCGATCAACGGGTTTTTTGCCGCTGGAAGTATGCTCATCGGTATTCCCACGGGTATCAAAGTTTTCAACTGGATTCTGACCATGCGCGGCGGTTCCATCCGGTTCACGACTGCCATGTTGTTTGCGGCTTCGTTTATCGTGGAGTTCACCATTGGTGGACTGAGTGGCATTTCGTTTGCGCTGGTACCGCTCGATTGGCAACTGACCGATACTTACTATGTAGTGGCCCACATCCATTATGTATTTTTGGGAGGTACCTTGTACGCAGTGTTCGCCGGTTTGTTTTACTGGTTTCCCAAAATTACCGGCCGCAAACTTTCCGAACGATTGGGCCGGATTTTCTTCTGGCTGTTCTTTTTGGGTTTCAACCTCACGTTTATGCTCCAGCACGTGCTGGGGATTCTGGGTATGCCCCGGCGGGTGTACACCTACCCCGATTTGCCCTACTTCGGCCTGTTGAACCTGCTTTCGACGGTAGGTGCTTTCCTGATGGCGGCGTCCATTGGCCTGTTCTTTTGGAATATCCTAACCAGCCTCCGCAAGGGTGAACGTGCCGGTGACGACCCCTGGAACGCCTGGACGCTGGAATGGGCCAGTTCCTCGCCACCGGCGTTGAAAAATTTCGATAAGGTACCCCCGGTACGCAGCCTGCGCCCGTTGTGGGATTTGAAACATCCCGAAAATCCGGACTGGAAGAACGAAAAATCGAAACAAACCCGTAATGAAAAATAAGCACCCAAATCCGCTCGGGGCCGACCGTGCCGACCGATTGGCCGTCGCTTCGCAACAGTACGTACCCATCCGGCGCGAACTGCCCGAACGCGCGCGGCGGCAGTATGAGCTATTGATAAAATTTTTCGTGGCGTCGGAATCGTTTTTCTTTATGGCCCTCATCATCTCTTACCTATACTACCGAGGGGTGAACCAGATGATTGATATGACGGACCAGGTTCTCAACGCCCAATCTACCGGGATGTTCACCGCGTTGCTGGTTCTGAGCAGTGGTACCCTTTGGTGGGGCCGCCACCACCTAGAAAGGCAGAAGCCTGTACGGCTGGCCTGGGGACTGGCCGCGACCATCGCCCTCGGCGCGGTGTTCCTGTACGGACAGGGCCTTGAATACGCCCATTTGCTGCGGGAAAATGTCACGGTGGATCGTAATATTTTTGGCTCGGCTTTTTTTACCCTCACCGGATTCCATGCCCTGCACGTTTTCGTAGGATTGATTCTTTTATCGATCGTCTTGATTTTGACCCTATTGGGGGACTTTACGGGTCCGCGTTCGGCCGCCGTCGCCGCCACCGAATTGTACTGGCATTTTGTGGATGTGGTCTGGCTGATTGTTTTTACTGTGGTGTACCTTATTTAATGACGACCGCGGGGCGGCTGGCGTCCCAGTGAAAGATGTTGCACGATGAATACTGAACAATTACTAACCGAAACCTGGGATTTCTCGCCCGGCCTGCTCCTGAGCATTGTGTCGATGGGGGCACTTTACGGGTATAGGATAAATTTCAGATTCACCCGCCAGAGCGTCTGGTTTTTGGCGGGACTGGCGCTGCTGCTGCTTACGCTGGCCTCGCCGCTGCATTTTTTGGGTGAAGGGTACCTGTTCAGTGCCCACATGGCGCAGCACATGCTGCTGTTGCTGGTCGTGCCGCCACTGTTGCTGGCCGGGATTCCAGCGGAGATTTTTGGAAAAAACTTTAAAGCAAAGTTTAAAATTCCTCCCGCCCTATGCTGGGTGTTGGGCGTGGCAATCATGTGGTTCTGGCATATTCCAACCATTTTCAATGCCACCATGCCGACCAATTCGGGAATTCCGATCTGTGGGATCGATGCCGGGCCGTTCGCGGGCTTGCTGCACGGAGCGCAAACCGGTACCCTGCTTGTGGCTGGTTTGTTTTTCTGTTGGCCGATCCTCTCGCCCCTCCCTTCGCACCGGCTACCCGATCTGAAGGGCATTGCCTACCTTTTCTTGGCTTGCATCGGCTGTTCGCTGTTGGGGCTGGGCATTACCTTTTCTTCTCATCAGCTATACAGTGCCTATGGTTCACCCATCGACCCGACAGGCGCGATGCATCTGGTACGCCAAACGTGGGGGATTACGCCCGCCGCCGACCAGCAAATCGGGGGCCTGCTGATGTGGGTTCCTGGCTGCTTTATCTACGTTTCGGCGGCCTTGTTTTTGCTGGGGCGGTGGTTTGGAGAGGAAAATTACAAAATCGGGCTGAGTGATTGAGCGAATACATAGAAAGAACACTATTCACTCAATCACTCAGCCCCTCATTTAAAATCAATACGATGGCAAATCAACAGCATCCATGGCTACCCGCCGAACCAAAGGAACTTCCCAAACCTACTTACTGGCCGTTTTTTCTAGCTTTGGGTGTCGTATTGATGCTGTGGGGCATTCCTACGACCTTATACATTTCCGCCCTCGGCGGCCTGATTTTCGTATTGGCCTTAGTCAGATGGATTAACCTACTTCGTCATGAGTGAACTGAAATCGCAAGTCCGACCCGAAAAGCGGCGTGCTTTCCTGACCAAACTGAGTCTCGGGCTAGGGGGCCTGGCCGCTGCGGCTGCCTCCGTTCCGGTCATTGCCGCACTGCTCAATCCCTGGCTTAGGGAAAAAAAACGCGTGTGGCGATCTGTGGGCAGGGTAGACGAATTCGAACGAGAGGGCGGTTTTAAGCTGGTAAAATACAAAGATGCCGCGCCTGATCCCTGGGCGGGATCGACCGGAAACTCCGCCGCCTGGCTCCGCCGCGATTCCGATACGGAATTCACCGCTTTTTCTATCAACTGCACCCACTTAGGCTGTCCCGTTCGCTGGGTACCTTCGTCTGAGCTGTTCATGTGCCCCTGTCACGGCGGGGTATTTTATAAAGACGGTTCAGTCGCCACCGGACCTCCGCCCAAAAGCATGGTAAAGTACCCCGTGCGGGTCAGGAATGGACAGGTGGAGATCGAAACCACCGCCATTCCGGTCACGACCAGCGTGCGGGTATAAAAAAACGCAAAAGGTACCTAGCGCAGCGCTACGGTCTTGTTGCCAGGTGTGAATTTCTCGGGTACCTTGTTTTTAATGGGGTCAATACTCATCAGGTAGGTGTAAATGGCGCCCAGGTCTTTTTCGGTCATGCCCGCATACATCATCCACGGCATGATGGTCTGCATCTCGCCGGGACCCACTTTTTGGGGCACATAGCTGCTGTCGGCGTACGCCTTGAAACGCGCCACAAAGGCTTCTTTGGTCCAGGTACCTATCCCGGTTTCTTTGTCAGGCGTAATATTGGGTGTGTGGAGGGTACCCATAGGCAGGGCAAATTCCCTTCCACCGGAGAATTTTTTCTCCGCCACAATCTGCCCCCGCTCGGCGGGGGTATGGCATTCCACGCAGCCGGCCATTGTAACGACGTACTTGCCTGTGGCCAGTTCGTCGTTGGGGTCGGGCAGGGGAGGGGTTCGGCTTTCTGGGGAATGGTATTCAGGATGAAGTTGAAAGGAAAGTCCGGCTTGGAAGCCTCGGGCTGGAACTCGATGGGTTTGAGGGTACGCAGGTAGGCCACTACACTTTTGGCGTCCTCCTCGTTCATATTCCGGTAGTAAGGGTAAGGCATGACGGGAAAGAACGCGTGACCGTCGCGGCTTACACCCGTAGTGATGGCGCGGTAAATTTCGCCGTCTGTCCAGTCACCAATGCCCGAGGGCGTAATGTTCTTGGAAGTGAACGATCCCGGGAAGCCCATCTGCTGATTGAACAATTCGCCACCTTTGCCTAGGGTACCTGGCACCAAAGGAGCCGAATACAACGTGTAATCGCGGGTACTGTGGCAATCCATGCACACAGCCACATGGT is from Salmonirosea aquatica and encodes:
- the ctaD gene encoding cytochrome c oxidase subunit I, which produces MEKVIVPEPHVPLPSGKTDRSLLQWMASVDHKQLGIMYLLTALLFFIAGGIEILLIRIQLITPDNTFLGPDLYNQLFTMHGTTMIFLVLMPTLIGLGVYLVPLMIGANEMAFPRLNAFSLWMTLLGGLILYFSFLDGGGAPAAGWFSYAPLSSSHYSSTKGVDYYCIGLILTGIGSVTAALNLVVTILTLRIPGMDFRRLPVFVWMMFITAFLILAAFPVLNAGLVMLLIDRQLNAHFFSPASGGSAILWQHLFWAFGHPEVYILALPPFGIISEVIPVFSRQPIFGYRFLIGSGIAIALLAFGVWMHHMFAVGLGNPINGFFAAGSMLIGIPTGIKVFNWILTMRGGSIRFTTAMLFAASFIVEFTIGGLSGISFALVPLDWQLTDTYYVVAHIHYVFLGGTLYAVFAGLFYWFPKITGRKLSERLGRIFFWLFFLGFNLTFMLQHVLGILGMPRRVYTYPDLPYFGLLNLLSTVGAFLMAASIGLFFWNILTSLRKGERAGDDPWNAWTLEWASSSPPALKNFDKVPPVRSLRPLWDLKHPENPDWKNEKSKQTRNEK
- a CDS encoding cytochrome c oxidase subunit 3, producing the protein MKNKHPNPLGADRADRLAVASQQYVPIRRELPERARRQYELLIKFFVASESFFFMALIISYLYYRGVNQMIDMTDQVLNAQSTGMFTALLVLSSGTLWWGRHHLERQKPVRLAWGLAATIALGAVFLYGQGLEYAHLLRENVTVDRNIFGSAFFTLTGFHALHVFVGLILLSIVLILTLLGDFTGPRSAAVAATELYWHFVDVVWLIVFTVVYLI
- a CDS encoding cytochrome c oxidase assembly protein; translation: MNTEQLLTETWDFSPGLLLSIVSMGALYGYRINFRFTRQSVWFLAGLALLLLTLASPLHFLGEGYLFSAHMAQHMLLLLVVPPLLLAGIPAEIFGKNFKAKFKIPPALCWVLGVAIMWFWHIPTIFNATMPTNSGIPICGIDAGPFAGLLHGAQTGTLLVAGLFFCWPILSPLPSHRLPDLKGIAYLFLACIGCSLLGLGITFSSHQLYSAYGSPIDPTGAMHLVRQTWGITPAADQQIGGLLMWVPGCFIYVSAALFLLGRWFGEENYKIGLSD
- a CDS encoding QcrA and Rieske domain-containing protein gives rise to the protein MSELKSQVRPEKRRAFLTKLSLGLGGLAAAAASVPVIAALLNPWLREKKRVWRSVGRVDEFEREGGFKLVKYKDAAPDPWAGSTGNSAAWLRRDSDTEFTAFSINCTHLGCPVRWVPSSELFMCPCHGGVFYKDGSVATGPPPKSMVKYPVRVRNGQVEIETTAIPVTTSVRV
- a CDS encoding c-type cytochrome; this encodes MAGCVECHTPAERGQIVAEKKFSGGREFALPMGTLHTPNITPDKETGIGTWTKEAFVARFKAYADSSYVPQKVGPGEMQTIMPWMMYAGMTEKDLGAIYTYLMSIDPIKNKVPEKFTPGNKTVALR